From a single Ooceraea biroi isolate clonal line C1 chromosome 12, Obir_v5.4, whole genome shotgun sequence genomic region:
- the LOC105278858 gene encoding leupaxin isoform X4: MDDLDALLADLQNTVSSEGNHVGGNATPGYGSLNGARTHVTTGYRSYDNRTSPLPPQSPTYQNREAIEETIGKTGSASYTQTSAGGKMPSLNNNLSELDTLLQDLSNARYNAHYQERDSRVSTTGMNGGAISPMLRSPSSMSASRPTVDSLLEELSTAVPNGDYPADGKVRVTIQETSTEIQPVYDGYPSSQHGSLNRTEVQRSYSNNHTASNATKELDDLMASLSEFKINSGTHQHQTVTDSPYAKPNKATKSSQSPLPTVEGTRVHITETHTTHQYLPGESQSLKQNQLDSMLGNLQADMSRQGVNTTQKGCCSACEKPIVGQVITALGKTWHPEHFTCTHCNQELGTRNFFEREGHPYCETDYHNLFSPRCAYCNGPILDKCVTALEKTWHTEHFFCAQCGKQFGEEGFHERDGKPYCREDYFDMFAPKCGGCNRAIMENYISALNSQWHPDCFVCRDCRQKFQGGSFFDHEGLPYCETHYHAKRGSLCAGCHKPITGRCITAMFRKFHPEHFVCAFCLKQLNKGTFKEQNDKPYCHGCFEKLFG; encoded by the exons ATGCGCTGCTGGCGGACTTGCAGAACACCGTGTCGTCGGAAGGGAATCACGTCGGCGGTAACGCGACACCCGGTTACGGATCATTGAATGGCGCGCGCACTCACGTGACCACCGGGTATAGATCCTACGATAATCGAACctcgccgctgccgccgcaaTCG CCTACTTATCAGAACCGTGAGGCGATAGAGGAAACCATCGGTAAAACCGGAAGCGCGTCTTACACGCAGACCAGCGCCGGAGGAAAAATGCCCTCCCTCAATAACAATCTGTCCGAGCTGGACACTCTTCTGCAAGATCTGAGCAATGCGCGCTATAACGCTCATTATCAGGAAAGAG ACAGCCGCGTATCCACGACGGGAATGAACGGGGGCGCGATTAGTCCCATGCTCCGCTCCCCAAGTAGTATGTCAGCTTCTCGACCCACCGTCGACTCATTGCTCGAGGAGCTAAGCACCGCCGTGCCTAATGG AGACTACCCCGCCGATGGAAAGGTGAGAGTCACCATACAAGAAACATCCACGGAGATACAGCCGGTCTATGACGGCTATCCCTCCAGTCAGCATGGATCGCTGAATCGCACCGAGGTTCAGAGGAGTTACTCTAACAATCATACCGCGAGTAACGCTACCAAGGAGCTGGACGATCTAATGGCTTCGCTTTCCGAGTTCAAG ATCAACAGCGGCACCCATCAGCATCAGACGGTGACCGACTCGCCGTACGCGAAGCCCAACAAGGCCACGAAGAGTTCGCAAAGCCCGTTACCCACCGTTGAGGGCACGCGCGTCCACATCACCGAGACTCACACGACCCATCAGTATCTTCCGGGGGAGAGCCAATCCCTCAAGCAGAACCAGTTGGATTCTATGCTTGGGAACCTCCAGGCCGACATGAGCCGCCAAGGTGTTAACACGACTCAGAAGGGATGCTGCAGCGCCTGCGAGAAACCCATCGTGGGCCAG GTGATAACCGCCCTGGGCAAAACGTGGCATCCGGAACATTTTACGTGCACTCATTGCAATCAGGAATTGGGCACGAGGAACTTCTTCGAAAGAGAGGGCCATCCCTACTGCGAAACAGATTATCACAACTTGTTCTCGCCCCGCTGCGCTTATTGTAACGGGCCTATTCTTGAT AAATGCGTGACCGCCCTGGAAAAGACCTGGCACACCGAGCACTTCTTCTGCGCTCAATGCGGCAAGCAGTTTGGCGAGGAGGGCTTCCACGAGCGGGACGGCAAACCGTATTGCCGCGAGGACTACTTTGACATGTTTGCGCCCAAATGCGGTGGCTGCAATCGTGCCATCATGGAGAACTATATATCGGCGCTAAACAGCCAGTGGCATCCAGACTGCTTCGTTTGCCGG GATTGCCGGCAGAAGTTCCAGGGGGGTTCCTTCTTCGATCACGAGGGACTGCCCTATTGCGAGACGCACTACCACGCCAAGAGGGGATCCTTGTGCGCAGGATGTCACAAGCCTATCACTG GTCGCTGCATAACGGCGATGTTCCGCAAATTCCATCCCGAGCACTTCGTGTGCGCATTCTGCCTGAAGCAGCTGAACAAGGGCACGTTCAAGGAGCAGAACGACAAGCCCTACTGCCACGGCTGCTTCGAGAAGCTCTTCGGATAA